One Bacteroidota bacterium genomic window carries:
- a CDS encoding deoxyhypusine synthase family protein translates to MTKGPISQFITHHYRHFNAAALVDAAKGYETHLLEGGKMLVSLAGAMSTAELGISLAEMIRQDKVAIISCTGANLEEDIMNLVAHTHYKRVPNYRDLSPKEEWDLLEQGFNRVTDTCIPEEEAFRRIQRHIHKIWKDAEDSGERYFPHEYMYKLLLSGVMKENYEIPVEHSWMIAAAEKNLPIIVPGWEDSTMGNIFASYCIKGELKASTMKSGIEYMVWLADWYRKNSGGKGVGFFQIGGGIAGDFPICVVPMMYQDLEWHDVPFWSYFCQISDSTTSYGSYSGAVPNEKITWGKLDINTPKFIVESDATIVAPLIFAYLLGW, encoded by the coding sequence ATGACAAAAGGACCTATATCACAGTTTATCACCCACCACTATCGTCATTTTAACGCCGCTGCTTTGGTTGATGCTGCCAAAGGCTACGAAACCCACCTGCTTGAAGGCGGTAAAATGTTGGTGAGTCTTGCCGGTGCTATGAGTACAGCCGAATTGGGCATCTCATTGGCAGAAATGATACGTCAGGACAAAGTGGCGATTATAAGCTGTACAGGGGCAAACCTTGAAGAAGATATAATGAACCTTGTGGCGCATACCCATTACAAGCGTGTGCCTAACTACCGTGATTTGAGCCCAAAAGAAGAGTGGGACTTACTTGAGCAAGGGTTTAACCGTGTTACCGATACCTGCATACCTGAGGAGGAAGCATTCCGCCGCATACAACGCCATATACACAAAATATGGAAAGATGCCGAAGACAGCGGCGAGCGCTACTTCCCTCACGAGTATATGTATAAACTGTTGTTGAGCGGTGTAATGAAAGAAAATTACGAAATACCCGTTGAGCACAGTTGGATGATTGCAGCAGCCGAAAAGAACCTACCCATTATTGTTCCCGGTTGGGAAGACAGTACCATGGGTAATATTTTTGCCAGTTACTGCATAAAAGGTGAACTGAAAGCCAGCACCATGAAAAGCGGTATAGAATACATGGTATGGTTGGCCGATTGGTACCGTAAAAACAGCGGTGGCAAAGGCGTAGGTTTCTTCCAGATAGGTGGCGGTATTGCGGGAGATTTTCCCATTTGCGTGGTGCCTATGATGTATCAGGATTTGGAGTGGCATGATGTTCCGTTTTGGAGCTATTTCTGCCAAATCAGTGATTCAACCACATCATACGGTTCATACAGCGGTGCGGTGCCCAATGAAAAAATTACATGGGGTAAATTAGACATTAATACACCTAAGTTTATTGTTGAGTCTGATGCCACCATCGTAGCCCCCTTGATATTCGCTTATTTGCTGGGCTGGTAA